In Gemmatimonadota bacterium, the DNA window GCCCTCTTCGATGAGCTGCTCGCCATGCAGGGCGAGGGTTGCGGCAAGCGCCTGGTGCGGGCGCACCTGGACGAGGCGCAGATACTGAGCTGGCCCAAGGAGGCGCTGCGGGACCTGGACGTTCCGGCCGACATGGATGCGCTGGGGGCTCGGCCAGGATGAAGCCCGACCTCCTCGATCTCGCGGCGCGCCTGACCGCTGCCGCCGAGCCGTTCGCCCTCGCGCAGGTGGTGCGCCGCGAGCCGCCCACGTCGGCGCGGGTGGGCGACGCCGCGATCGTCACCGCGGACGGTTCGTTCCACGGCTGGGTCGGTGGCTCGTGTACGCGGCCCACGGTGGTCCGCGAGGCGCTGGCTGCTCTCGCCGACGGGCAGCCCCGCCTGATAGCGCTCGATCCGGATCCCGGGGCCACGCGGCCGGACGGGATCACGGTGTTTCCGATGACCTGCCACAGCAGGGGACGCGTGGACGTGTATATCGAACCGACGCTGCCCACCCCCGGGCTCTACGTGTTCGGGGTCACCCCCGTCGCGCGGGCGCTGGTGAGGCTCGGGGCCGGCATGGGTTACCAGGTGACCGCGGTGGATCCCGACGCCGACGGCGAGACCTTTCCGGAAGCGGCGGGCGTGCTGGAGGCGCTCGAGGAGGGCGTGGCCCGGGGCTCGGCTCGGTGCCTGGCCGTGGTCGCGACACAGGGGCAGTGGGACGAGCCCGCCGCGGCGCAGGCGCTGGCGCTCGCCCCCGACTATCTGGGGGTCGTGGCCAGCGGGCGCAGGTTCGAGGAGATTCGCGCGTTTCTCGAGCAGCAGGGCGCGGACCCATCGGCGCTCGACCGAATCTCCAGCCCCGCGGGGCTGGACATCGGCGCGCTGACGGCCGAGGAAATCGCGATCAGCATCCTGGCGGAGATGGTCCAGGTGGTCCGCTCGCGGGACGCGGAGCGGTCCGGCACCGAGGGTGTCGAGGTCGGGCCCGCGTCGACCGAGCAGATCGATCCCATCTGCGGAATGAGCGTGATTCCGGGCCCAGAGACGCCGCGCGCCGAGCACGACGGGCGCACGTACTACTTCTGCTGCGGCCACTGCCGCGCGCGCTTTCTACAGGACCCGGCCGCGCACGCCGGCGCCGCCGGCTCGTGAACGCCGGCATTTCGGATCTGGCCGTGAGCCTGGAACGGCACGGATACGTAGCCGGACCGGACATCGCGACCGCGCTCTACCTGATGCGCGAGCTCGGCCGGCCGCTGCTCGTGGAAGGTGATGCGGGTGTCGGCAAGACGGAGATCGCCAAGGTCCTGGCGAGCATCCTCGAAACCGAGCTGATCCGGCTTCAGTGCTACGAGGGGCTGGACGTGCACACCGCGCTCTACGAGTGGGACGTCCAGCGACAACTGCTCCGTCTGCGGGTCGAGCAGGCGGCCGGCGCCGACGCGGACGCGCTGGAGCAGCGGATCTTCAGCCGCGAGTACCTCCTCGAGCGGCCGCTCCTGCGGGCGCTCACCCGGGAGGAGGGTCCGGCGGTGCTCCTCATCGACGAGATCGATCGCGCGGACGACGCGTTCGAGGCCTTCCTGCTCGAGGTGCTGTCCGACTTTCAGGTGTCGATCCCCGAGCTCGGGGTCGTGCACGCCGCCCACGTGCCGCACGTGATCCTCACGTCGAACAGGACACGCGAGCTCGGCGACGCGCTGCGGCGGCGGTGCCTGTACCTGTACATAGATCATCCCAGCGTGGAGAAGGAGATCGCCATCCTGACCGCGCGCGTGCCGGAGCTGGACGGGGCGCTCGCGCGCGACATCGCGCGCTTCATGCACACGCTGCGGGGTCGCTCGCTGGTGCGCACGCCGGGCGTGGCGGAGACGTTGGACTGGGCGCGCGCGCTCCTGGGGCTGGAGCGGACCCTGCTGGATCCGGAGGTCGTGCGGGACACGCTGGGGTGCATCATCAAGGACCGCGCGGACGCCCGACAGATAGCGTCTCTCGGCACCGAGGCGCTCCTGCGCGAGGCCGGCGTCCGCGCGACAGCGTGAGGGTGGCGCCGGTGGCGGGGCCAGATCGGGCGGCGCCGCTGTCAGCGCGGCTCGCCGCGTTCTGCGATGTGCTGCGCTCGTCAGACGTTCCCGTATCGATGCGCGAGGAGTTGGACGGCGCCGCGGCGCTGGACGCCCTCGACGTCACGATCCGCGAGGACGTGCGCATCGGGCTTCGCATCGCCATGCGCGTTCCGCGCGTTCGCTGGGCGCGCTACAACCTCGAGTTCGAGCGCTTCTGGGAAAGCCGGCG includes these proteins:
- a CDS encoding XdhC family protein; the protein is MKPDLLDLAARLTAAAEPFALAQVVRREPPTSARVGDAAIVTADGSFHGWVGGSCTRPTVVREALAALADGQPRLIALDPDPGATRPDGITVFPMTCHSRGRVDVYIEPTLPTPGLYVFGVTPVARALVRLGAGMGYQVTAVDPDADGETFPEAAGVLEALEEGVARGSARCLAVVATQGQWDEPAAAQALALAPDYLGVVASGRRFEEIRAFLEQQGADPSALDRISSPAGLDIGALTAEEIAISILAEMVQVVRSRDAERSGTEGVEVGPASTEQIDPICGMSVIPGPETPRAEHDGRTYYFCCGHCRARFLQDPAAHAGAAGS
- a CDS encoding MoxR family ATPase, encoding MSLERHGYVAGPDIATALYLMRELGRPLLVEGDAGVGKTEIAKVLASILETELIRLQCYEGLDVHTALYEWDVQRQLLRLRVEQAAGADADALEQRIFSREYLLERPLLRALTREEGPAVLLIDEIDRADDAFEAFLLEVLSDFQVSIPELGVVHAAHVPHVILTSNRTRELGDALRRRCLYLYIDHPSVEKEIAILTARVPELDGALARDIARFMHTLRGRSLVRTPGVAETLDWARALLGLERTLLDPEVVRDTLGCIIKDRADARQIASLGTEALLREAGVRATA